A stretch of Episyrphus balteatus chromosome 2, idEpiBalt1.1, whole genome shotgun sequence DNA encodes these proteins:
- the LOC129909625 gene encoding myrosinase 1-like has product MWSLVLFIVIGLFGSESFVDATNCTIEAKGNLNFPKDFSFGVATSAYQTEGGWNADGKGESIWDEYTHNHSDRIKDRTNGDSAAESYRLFDLDLKALKELGVKHYRFSIAWTRVFPDGLVLSKNQKGIDYYNSVINKLLANNIEPMVTMYHWDLPVGIQKFGGFSNSLIIEQFSDYAEELFKLFGDRVKTWITLNEPHQICKPGYGNTKSPPMVGAPGVGDYLCYTNLLKAHGATYRLYQEKFAKEQKGKVGISIDCEFVFSKTNNTDDVARAMQYNMGLLAHPIFSKTGDFPQILLKDIEKSSFMEGRKRSRLPSLGEYWTKVIKGSSDFMGLNYYTSRYIKPASEPQGENPSIERDYNYEIDTDPNWPKAKSFWIFCIPEGLEKILKYIRDEYDNVEVKITENGWSDDGELNDDKRLKYFKVKYKKL; this is encoded by the exons ATGTGGTCATTAGTTCTTTTCATTGTTATTGGACTGTTTGGGTCTGAAAGTTTTGTTGACGCTACTAATTGTACAATTGAAGCAaaaggaaatttaaattttcccaaaGATTTTAGTTTTGGTGTTGCGACATCAGCTTATCAAACAGAAGGTGGTTGGAATGCAGATGGTAAAGGGGAATCAATTTGGGATGAATACACACATAATCATTCTGATAGGATCAAGGATCGGACAAATGGTGATTCAGCAGCAGAATCGTATCGACTTTTCGATTTGGATTTGAAAGCATTGAAGGAACTTGGG GTAAAACACTATCGTTTTTCTATAGCTTGGACTCGAGTATTTCCAGATGGACTTGTcctttctaaaaatcaaaaaggtATCGATTACTACAACAGTGTTATCAATAAGCTTTTGGCAAATAATATTGAACCCATGGTTACAATGTATCACTGGGATTTGCCTGTCGGAATACAAAAGTTCGGTGGCTTCTCTAATTCCTTGATAATTGAACAATTCTCCGATTATGCAGAGGaactatttaaattatttggtgATAGG gtTAAAACATGGATAACATTGAATGAACCACATCAAATTTGTAAACCAGGCTATGGAAATACAAAATCACCGCCAATGGTTGGAGCACCTGGAGTTGGTGATTATCTTTGTTATACAAATTTGCTTAAAGCCCACGGAGCAACTTATCGTTTGTATCAAGAGAAATTTGCTAAAGAACAAAAAGGAAAAGTTGGTATCTCTATCGATTGTGAGTTTGTCTTCTCTAAAACTAATAATACAGATGATGTTGCTCGTGCAATGCAATATAAT aTGGGATTGTTAGCACATCCAATTTTTAGTAAAACAGGTGATTTTCCTCAAATATTAttgaaagatattgaaaaaagcaGTTTTATGGAGGGAAGAAAAAGATCTCGTCTTCCAAGTCTTGGTGAATATTGGACAAAAGTCATAAAAGGATCATCTGACTTTATGGGTCTCAACTATTACACTTCAAGATATATAAAGCCCGCTTCTGAACCGCAGGGTGAAAATCCTTCAATAGAAAGGGATTACAATTATGAGATAGATACTGATCCAAATTGGCCAAAAGCAAAgtcattttggattttttgtattCCCGAAGgattggaaaaaattttgaa ATATATTCGAGATGAATATGACAATGTTGAGGTGAAAATCACAGAAAATGGTTGGTCAGATGATGGCGAGCTAAATGATGATAAACGTCTTAAATATTTTAAGGttaagtataaaaaattataa
- the LOC129909626 gene encoding myrosinase 1-like: MWSLVLFVVIGLFRSESLVEATNCTIVAKGNLIFPKDFNFGVATSAYQIEGGWNADGKGVSIWDEYTHNNPDRIKDRTNGDSAVESYRLFDLDLKALKELGVKHYRFSIAWTRIFPDGYVHSKNQKGIDYYNSVINKLLVNGIEPMVTMFHWDMPVGIQKFGGFSNELIVEQFSDYAEELFKLFGDRVKTWITLNEPHQICKSGYGSTRSPPMVGAPGVGDYICYTNLLKAHGATYRLYQEKFAKEQKGKIGITLDSQFVFSKTNNKNDIARAMHYNLGLLAHPIFSKYGDFPPIVLKDIEKSSFEEGRVRSRLPRLGEYWTKVIRGSSDFMGLNYYTSRFIKPATEPEGENPSTERDYNYQSKPDNNWPRAKSDWLYCIPEGLEYLLKYIRDEYDNVEVKITENGWSDSGELNDDKRLKYYKSHIQAVLNAINDGCNVTSYSAWSLVDNFEWNQ, translated from the exons ATGTGGTCATTAGTTCTTTTCGTTGTTATTGGACTGTTTAGGTCTGAAAGTTTAGTTGAAGCTACCAATTGTACAATTGTAGCAAAAGGAAATTTGATATTTCcaaaagattttaattttggtGTTGCAACATCGGCTTACCAGATTGAAGGTGGTTGGAATGCAGATGGTAAAGGTGTATCAATTTGGGATGAATATACGCATAATAATCCTGATAGGATCAAGGATCGGACAAATGGTGACTCAGCAGTAGAATCGTATCGGCTTTTCGATTTGGATTTGAAAGCATTGAAGGAATTAGGG gtAAAACATTATCGTTTTTCTATTGCATGGACACGAATCTTTCCAGATGGCTATGTCCATTCGAAAAATCAAAAAGGAATCGATTACTACAACAGTGTTATCAATAAGCTTTTGGTAAATGGTATTGAGCCAATGGTCACTATGTTCCACTGGGACATGCCTGTTGGAATACAAAAGTTTGGTGGCTTCTCTAATGAGCTAATAGTTGAACAATTCTCAGATTATGCTGAGGAACTATTCAAATTATTCGGTGATAGG GTTAAAACATGGATAACATTGAATGAACCCCATCAAATTTGCAAATCAGGTTATGGCAGTACGAGATCACCACCAATGGTTGGAGCTCCTGGTGTTGGTGATTATATTTGTTATACAAATTTGCTTAAGGCCCACGGTGCAACTTATCGTTTGTATCAAGAGAAATTTGCTAAAgaacaaaaaggaaaaattgGTATCACTTTGGATAGTCAGTTTGTCTTTTCTAAaactaataataaaaatgatatcGCTCGTGCAATGCATTACAAT ttgGGATTGTTAGCTCACCCAATTTTTAGTAAATATGGTGATTTTCCTCCAATCGTattaaaagatattgaaaagagtAGCTTTGAAGAAGGAAGAGTAAGATCTCGTCTTCCAAGGCTTGGTGAATATTGGACAAAAGTAATAAGAGGATCATCTGACTTTATGGGTCTCAACTATTACACTTCGAGATTTATTAAGCCTGCTACTGAACCAGAGGGTGAAAACCCTTCAACAGAAAGAGATTACAATTATCAGAGTAAGCCTGATAACAATTGGCCTAGAGCAAAGTCAGATTGGCTTTATTGTATTCCCGAAGGATTGGAATATCTTTTGAA aTATATTCGAGATGAATATGACAATGTTGAAGTCAAGATCACAGAAAATGGTTGGTCAGATTCTGGTGAACTTAATGATGATAAACGTCTTAAGTATTATAAG AGTCACATTCAAGCTGTTTTGAATGCCATCAACGATGGATGTAATGTTACTTCTTATTCCGCTTGGAGTTTGGTTGATAATTTTGAATGGAatcaatag
- the LOC129911619 gene encoding myrosinase 1-like: MWSLVLFVVIGLLGSESLVEAGNCTIVAKGNLIFPKDFNFGVATSAYQIEGGWNADGKGVSIWDEYTHNNPDRIKDRTNGDSAAESYRLFDLDLKALKDLGVKHYRFSIAWTRIFPDGFVHSKNQKGIDYYNSVINKLLANGIEPMVTVYHWDLPVGIQKFGGFSNSLIIEQFSDYAEELYKLFGDRVKTWITFNEPHQICKSGYGSEKTPPMVGAPGVGDYICFTNLLKAHGAAYRLYQDKFAKKQKGQVGITLDIWMVFSETNNKTDIDRAMHYNLGLLAYPIFSKTGDFPPILLKEIEKSSFDEGRKRSRLPSLGEYWTKVIRGSSDFMGLNYYTSRFIKPATEPEGENPSTERDYNYQSQPDKNWPRAKSDWLYCIPEGLEYLLKYVRDEYDNVEVKITENGWSDDGELNDDKRIKYYQSHIQAVLNAINDGCNVNSYSAWSLVDNFEWNQGYTEKFGLYSVNMKSPKRERIPKKSAIYYKKLIATRSVPNGL; this comes from the exons atgtgGTCATTAGTTCTTTTCGTTGTTATTGGACTGCTGGGGTCTGAGAGTTTAGTTGAAGCTGGCAATTGTACAATTGTAGCAAaaggaaatttaatatttccaaaagattttaattttggtGTTGCGACATCAGCTTATCAAATAGAAGGTGGTTGGAATGCAGATGGTAAAGGAGTATCAATTTGGGATGAATACACACACAATAATCCTGATAGGATTAAGGATCGGACAAATGGTGACTCGGCAGCGGAATCATATCGACTTTTCGATTTGGATTTGAAAGCATTAAAGGATCTTGGG GTGAAACATTATCGTTTTTCCATCGCATGGACACGAATCTTTCCAGATGGCTTTGTCCAttctaaaaaccaaaaaggaaTCGACTACTACAACAGTGTTATCAATAAGCTTTTGGCAAATGGTATTGAACCTATGGTCACCGTGTATCACTGGGATTTGCCTGTCGGCATACAAAAGTTTGGTGGCTTTTCTAATTCCTTGATAATTGAGCAATTCTCAGATTATGCAGAGGAACTATATAAATTATTTGGCGATAGG gtTAAAACATGGATAACATTTAACGAACCACATCAAATTTGCAAATCAGGTTATGGAAGTGAAAAAACACCTCCAATGGTTGGAGCTCCTGGAGTTGGCGATTATATCTGTTTTACAAATTTGCTTAAGGCCCATGGTGCAGCTTATCGTCTTTATCAAGACAAATttgctaaaaaacaaaaaggacaAGTCGGTATCACTTTGGATATTTGGATGGTCTTCTctgaaacaaataataaaactgATATCGATCGTGCAATGCATTATAAT TTGGGATTGCTGGCTTATCCAATTTTTAGTAAAACTGGTGATTTTCCTCCAATATTATTGAAAGAAATTGAAAAGAGCAGTTTTGATGAAGGAAGAAAAAGATCTCGTCTTCCAAGTCTTGGTGAATATTGGACAAAAGTAATAAGAGGATCATCTGACTTTATGGGTCTCAACTATTACACTTCGAGATTTATTAAGCCTGCTACTGAACCAGAGGGTGAAAACCCTTCAACAGAAAGAGATTACAATTATCAGAGTCAGCCTGATAAGAATTGGCCTAGAGCAAAGTCAGATTGGCTTTATTGTATTCCCGAGGGATTGGAATATCTTTTGAA atatgtTCGAGATGAATATGATAATGTTGAGGTCAAGATCACAGAAAATGGTTGGTCTGACGATGGCGAACTAAATGATGATAAGCGTATTAAATATTAtcag agtcacATTCAAGCTGTTTTGAATGCCATCAATGATGGTTGCAATGTTAATTCGTATTCAGCTTGGAGTTTGGTTGATAATTTTGAATGGAATCAAGGATATAC GGAGAAATTTGGTTTATATTCTGTGAATATGAAAAGTCCAAAAAGAGAACGTATACCAAAGAAATCAgcgatttattataaaaaactcATTGCAACAAGATCAGTTCCAAACGGACTTTGA